The DNA window AAAAATTTATGGAAGTAATTATAATCAATCTTTACAAAAGAAAGTAACAATAAAAGATGGTTTCAATGCAACATGAATACATACAAGACAACCTTGTATCAATTCTAACACATAAAGAGTTTTGATCCCTTCCCTTCTTACTGCATAAATccaatttttttgacttttttttttttcgttttctcAATTGAAAAATTCAACTTCTTCACCagtataaactataaagtataaacttcGTTTTTTCTAAgcagcaaaaagaaaaaccgTAAATACATAAAACTAATAACCTAAAACTACAAAATACCATTGAAGTGCCCAATTGAATTCATTGCAgcgaacaaaaagaaaaaccaaccaATATATGTAAAACTTCTTTATTTACATGAGGTAACCTTCAATTTAATAGCTACGGGAGAATGGATAGATCGAGGCATCAAGCAATAATCAAGAGGGAAGAGTACCTGAGGGAGATGGGCTCACGGCGTTGATGCCTGGTGGTGCCGTGGTAGACGACGGTAGTCACTCAGTGAGGCTCGGCGCAACTCGCATCGCAAGTTCAGTGAGGCACAACGTGAGGGTGAGGTACAAGCTCGCAAGCCAACTCGCAAACAAAGAAGAAGCTGAACGGGAGTGaatcagagagagagattagGGCAATTTTGTCACATTGAAGGTAAATGACATATTTGGCCTTaaaattcattaacaaaaaaaaatattctttgttttttaagtcattttacaaACATGCGGTTTTTTAGTTAACTCAACGGGTCACGGGTTGCGCGGTTATAAGGGTTAACCCACGGTTTGACACGGGTTGATGCGTAAACGGTCTTTTTCCAGTAAAAAACCGGGTAGGCCGCCGGTTCACGGGTTTTGCGGTCCGACCGGCGGGCCGATTCGGGTTTAAAAACTCTGCTTTTTACATGAAAATGAATGCCCTTAAAAGTTGAAAGACTGTCTGAGTACATCTGAATTATTTGCCTTTTGTCTGCAAAGTTTGTGGACAATGAATTAGTCCCCAATGATGGATCCAATAATTCTGTACAACTTGGTGTACGGCTAGGGCCATTGAATCCATCATTATAGTACACACTATATCTTAGGATGGAGCATGATTCATCCTCCTGTGGTTGAGATCTTGGAAATAATATACTAATAGGATCCTCTCCATAAAACAGCAAAGTATCTAAATCTATGAATTTGATGTCTTTTTGCCTGCCACCCACCCTTCCTCTGCCACCTATGTAGCTTTATAATTGAGCCCAGACCACACACTAGCTAATCTATATTATTGCACTAAACCAATTATGTAGAgagtttaatttttgtttctaagTTGAGGAATCTAATTATCTAAACGTGGCAAACAGTGGGACGACAAAAGCAAAAGTGGGGATTTGTTGAAAAGCCATATGGAGGGGTCTTAGTCACGACattttaagcaaaaaaaaatcttacaaCCAGATCCAGGGCACATTGGCTTAACCAAATTCACCAAAAGTCTGCTCTTAGTTATTATGCTTTGAGTGTGTTACCAATGATGGAACAATAAATCTTAAGCTTGAATCCATGTGGGAACTACTTAGGTGATAgtttagttggtgaatctctctgagGTGGAACTGTATGGATTCGAGAGATCCCGAGTGATTCCACTAGGACTCTAGGAGCAATATCCGCGTTGTGCTTTGACTCAACTTACTCTGTCGTTAGGTGGGAAACTTCTACGTGTGCGGGCTTAACAACCCTTATTTAGGTctatatcggatgttcaaaagataaactcatatgatatcgttctcggttaaaaaaaatatgtgggTGTTTGCCTTTTCTGTACGTGGCACTCATTTGTTAGACCACGCTATCTAAGACAGCTCATGATTTAGAGAAAATTACGTAGGGACCTTAATTTGTTATTATTGGAGACCATGGCAGCTTTTGTAGCCATGCAATGCTCTTTCTTTATATTTTAGTGCATTAACCAATTATGAaccccaccaccacctccacacCTTTAATAAAAAGCCCTTGATATACATATAAGGGACGTTACCTTTCATTGTGATCCTCCTCAAGGCCTTGACACACAGAAATTAACATGAAGCCATCCAGCATTCTCAGAGGCCTCTCATTCCGGATCCACGCGAGGATATCTGCTTCTCCAGCAGCGGTCGCTCCTTTACCGGTCAGAACCCAATTTGATCAGCGACTCACTTCAGAGCTCGACGCCCTTCATGATCAGTCACCAGCATTTGGGATAAATGGAACAGGATACGCCAGTGCTGCTTGGATAATTGATCTGCTTGCTGCCTCCGCCGCAACCCAAAAAATAGAGCAAGAATCACTCATCAATGTCGTTGCTCAAGACTCTGATCGGAAACTCATTGATGAATATCTCGACTTCAATGTTGACATCCTTGATGCATGCAATGAAGCATCAGAGAAACTAGAGATTATGCAGAGTTACATCCAGTCATTAAGAATAGTGGCACACTCGGTTGAAGCCAATTTTGAGCCTAATTCAGCAACTACAGCGCGTGCACGGCACATGTTAGATTCTTGTATTGTAATTGAAAGAAGTAGAGAGATGAATTCCAAGCGCAGCTGCTCCAAATCAAAGAAGTTGTTAAGTCAGAGGTGCAGTCCTGGCAAGTCAAGTGGTGGAACCACTCAACTGGGTGAGATCCTAACTGGGTCTACGGCGATGACATCATTGGTTTGTCGAATTCTTGGAATCACATTAtcattcaaatcatcaaagcatATGTTTCCATCAATGCAGCTGCAATCAACAAATTCTTGGTCATTTTCTTTGCTTGGGTTGCAAAAGAAAGTGACAGAAAGTAGCAGGGGAGCCGGGTCTACAATGCTGGCAGAGTTGCGCCGGACGATCGAGGCGTCCCGGAACTTGAGAGATTGTCTAGCAGAAAGTGATGAGATTGGAGTTGCTGTTGAAGAATTGACAAGAAGTTGTGGAGAATTAGAGGAAGGGATTAAGGGTTTAGAAGGAGAAGTGAAGGAGTTGTACAAAGGTTTGATAGCTGTTAGAATGGCTTTGTTGGATAGCTTATCCAAAGCCTAGAATATAAAACTAGCGGTTAGGGATATGTTTGTAAAGTGTAGTTGTACAGATTTAATCCGAGTATGATTGGCCAGATGAGAAAAATGTTGCTGTTGACAATtgtcatgcatgactatgaagcCCAAGATTTCATAACGAGACAGTCATAAAGCCCATTTATGAAAGTACGACccaaagaaaacccaaaaaagtaCCCGTGGGCCGTAGATATGATTGGTCCGTCAGCCATCAATGATTCAATATCACCGGCAGGCCAGACAATTAGAGGGCAGCGGCAATCATAAAGCCCATTTATGAAAGTACGGCCCAAAGCTAAAAAAGAGTACCCGTAGAGATGATTGGTCCGTCAAACATCCATATCACCGGCGGGTCAGACATTAGCACATCAGGGGCCATCATAAAGCCCATTTATGAAAGTACggcccaaagaaaaaaaaggcccAAAAAGAGTACCCGACTACCCGTAGAGATTATTGGTCCGTCAGTCATCTATATAACCGAAAGGTCAGAAAATAAgcatataattttctttttccattttaaaGGTTTTTGTTTCGGTAATACCCAGATTCCCTCCTACCAAAACGAGAATCCTAAACCCTAGTAATCTCTGAGCATAACTAAATCAATCCAGAAGCAATAAGCAAGACGTatatcaagaagaagaagaatttcttGAAGCGGTTAGTTTTTAAATATTCTCTTTGGGCCCTTGCATTTGATCCTTGTATCTCATGCACGGCATTTGAAAACAATCTAGGGTTTATATTCGGAGTGTTTGGTTATGTTTTTCTCTCGATTCGTTTCATTTTTCTTGCGACTGATTGTGTATGAAAAGTATTCGTATTGAAATCGAAATAAATGAATTCTTTTGGTTCTCATTGTGCATAAAGGAAGAAGCTTTTGTTGTTTACTTATATATTTGAAGAAGAAAgcgtatttctttttctttttcagagcagtttatatattttattctttGTCAGTTGCTTTAGACGACTGTGTTGGATTTAATTCTATCCGAATTATTTTACTCGATTTTTTCTTGTACCGAAACCATTTTATTTtcggtggtttttttttttcataggtGGTGCTTTTCTTTAgaattgatttcttatttttatgttgtcTGGAGTACCATTGTTCAAAATGGGCATGCCCCAAAGGAAAAATGTCTCAAGAGTTTTCTTCATTCAAAAGGAAATGTTATACTAAACAATTGTGACATGGAGACTCTtgaatacatacatattttccCTTTCTCAAGTGTTTGAATGCTTTAAACTTTTAGGGAGTTCTTGTAGGGATTGGTCGTCATTATAGAGATCAAACATCACAATGTAAAATAAGGAGAAGATTATGAAAATTTAAAAGCCAATGCAGTTACTTATTTTCTGGATTTGAGTGATGATgagaaaattattaatttagctTTTTAAAATAGAGGAGGTAAGGATTGTTTACTCTTACAAACAAGGGGTTTAGGGGTTGGTTTTGAAGAGCATGTGACCTGGTGGTTCATGTTTGATTTAATGAAGTACGTAGCTCTCAATATGACCTGACTTTATGGCAGTGCCGCATGTAGTTATTTTCAcgtaatttatttgttttttttttttgttgaataactGAATATATGTCTCATATGGAAGGctgattttgttttattattatatttagtcTCATATTAAATGTTTCCCATTTCTGCTGCTTTATTTACTTGATTAgggatttttttattaaatgtagtATTGGAATAATTGTGGTTTCTCTTGTTATTTTTGGGATGAAGACAGTTGGAACTAAAAGTTCTCAATTGTTGATGTGTACTGAGACTTTGAGGATGTCTGTTGATCCGAGCGCACCGATGAATTATGTGGATGATGATGCCTCTTCGGGTTCTGGGGATGATGTTAACTTGTTAGATGGACAAAACAAGCATCAGTCAGTTACACCTTCAGGTTCTGGTCGTCGTAAGAGAGGTCGGAGGGCTACTGGAGATGCGATAGTGGATGCCATGCTGGAAATAGCAGCTGCGTCAAAGATGAGGGCATCTGCTATCATGAAGAGTGAGGACCGATTTTCTATAAGCAAATGCATAAAAGTATTGGATGAGATACAAGGTGTTGAACAGAGGGTTTACTTTTTTGCCTTGGATTTATTTGAAAGCCCAAATGCCAGAGAAACATTTATATCTCTTAAGAGTGAGAAACGGTTATTATGGGTGCAGAGGAAGTGTAGTGCTTCATCTAGTTGATGGTTGATCATGTTAAGTCTTAGTTCCGTAACTTTTGGTCATGGTTTTGTACAATCATTATCAGGAGTTTgtaatgaatttgaaatcttGGTCAAACCAATATGCTGATGAGCTTAAATGAAATACagtaatgattttctttttcttcactgAATTGTTGTTTGTGTTTGAAGTCTACATGATTTTACTAGAATGCTTCATGTGCTATTAAGTTGGTTTATCTTTGAGTAATTGCAATGTGTTATATATACTTTATTTCATTTCTATTTTTACAGATACGTCTGTTAGCATGGATGATTTTGACTTAGAACTGGAGGAGATGGAATTAGTTGCTGCTGCTGGTTACTATTATTATAATAGTGTTACTAGGCAACCTTGCATTAGTTCATCTCCCAGTGGAAGTTGTTTCATGGCTGAAGTGCTGGAGGGTCATGATAGTGTGTGTCGTGAGATGTTTCGGATGGATAAGCATGTTTTTCACAGATTATGCAACACTCTTCGACAGAGAGGCATGTTGCGTGACACATCAGGTGTTATGATAGAGGAGCAGCTCGCTATTTTCTTGAACGTCATTGGTCACAATGAGCGAAATCGAGTAATTCAAGAACGGTTTCAGCATTCTGGGGAAACCATAAGCCGGCATTTCAATAATGTGTTGAAAGCAGTGAAGTCACTCTCGCGTGAATTTCTGGAACCACCGCCTCTCACCACTCCAGCTGAAATTCTCAATAGTAATAGATTCTTCCCGTATTTCAAGGTTAACCaataaatcttttttcttttattttctgtagtttttgtgcattatgtTATGCCATTCACTCTGCTTCTTTCTGTTCAGGATTGTATTGGGGTCATAGATGGCATGCACATCCCTGCACATGTCCCAGCTAAGGATCAATCACGGTTTCGTAATCAGAGTGGCTTTTTGTCACAAAATGTCCTGGCAGCTTGCACATTTGACATGCAGTTCATATTTATTTATCCCGGCTGGGAAGGTTCAGTTGCAGATTCACGAGTATTAAGGGCTGTCCTTGATGATCCAGATCAGAATTTCCCCCATGTTCCAGAAGGTTCTCCAATATATATTTAAGctacttttatttttatgtctCTGTTTTCTCATATTAGTATCAAGGAGTTAATTCTCAATTCAACTTATACATGGAGTTTTCTATTACAGGTAAATATTATCTGGTTGATATGGGTTACTCAAACATGGAAGGATTTATTGCTCCATATCCAGGAGTTCAATGTCACCTCCAAGAATACAAGGGTGCTAATCAGTTACCTAGAAATGCAGAGGAGCTATTTAATCACCGGCATTCATCTCTTAGGAATGTCATCCAGAAGTCTTTCAATGTTCTTAAAACTCGATTTCCTATTCTGAAACTCGCCCCGCAGTATGCATTTCATGTTCAGAGAGACATAGTCATAGCTGCGTGCGTGCTGCATAACTACATCCGACGCGAGGAGAAAAATGATTGGCTGTTCGCTGGTGTTGAAGGGGTGACGGTGGAAGAATTGCCTGATATTGATGATCAACAGGATGTGCATTTGGCTTCCACAGTACAGGATGAAGTTGCTTCCTCATTGCGAGAATCGATTGCCGAATCAATGTGGGATAATTTTGTGAATAACTGGAATGAGTGGTGACAGCTGCTTGAGGCTAGAGCTGTAATCCTGCAAGTCAGTATATATGCTTTGATCAGAGCAGCAAAGGTAACTGTTAGTTTGAAATGCTGGATGTCTTTGTAATTTTATCTGTGCCCTTTTGTATAGACCTGACAAAAAATCATTGAGCGAACTTGACTTCAGTATATAATGTAGTATTCTTAGTTTTTTGCTAATTTCATTGGCGATGGGGACGTTGAGTAACTTGAGTTTCTAAATGATGACTGCAATAAGTTTGGGCCGGGCTTGGATTTAGACACTCACTGCCACACTGGCTTAAACTTATAAGTCTGTCATCGGGGCCTTGGATAAAAGCCTAGTCTGAAGTAAGCTTGGGCCAGGCCTGAATTTAGAGCCTTTTATGCCTAAAGTCTGCCCAGCCCGATTTATTTTAAGCATGTCATTGTCATGGCTCATGGGTCAAAGTTGGGCCGTGGTAATGGCCCGAACAGGGCCACCCATCCTGGCCTGAAAACTTGGGCTCCAACGTTTTCCATGCCCAGCCCAAGCTTCTGGTTTTCAAAGGAATCCTTACTCCTTAGCGACGTTAAGCCCATCAGAGTTGGGCAGTGATAGTGGCCAGGACAGTCCGGCCCATCCCGGCCTGAAAACTTGGGCTCTAACTTTTTCCACGAAGCTTTTGTTTTTGCGACAGAACCCTTGGCTACGATAGGCCCAGCGATCAAAATTCTCTGTTGTTGTTCATCCGCATTTGTTTTGTGGACCAAAACCTAGATGCAGGATTTGATATCGAAGGGTGTGCAAGGAGGAAGAATGGGCTGACCTCCATTTATAGGAAGTTCAAAACCTTGTGAAGTGCCCATAAAAACTAGACTGGGAGCCTTTCATCATTTCCCATCACTATTCTTCATTTTGTTTATAGTATTCCGCCATAAGAGACCCAGAGAACGTCCTGTCTCTTGATCCTGACCACGGGCCATTTTATTGAAATAAACCAAGTAGCTAAAGCTTGTATTAGTTGGAACCAATGCCTTGGGCTACGAAAAATACAGCATATAAAGTTTACATATACATTCAAAGACCCTGGATATAAGCTAATTCATAGATAGAAAATGCACCCTAGCTAGCGTGTATTCTTTTCCAGCTATCCAAACACCAGTTTGCGACCACTGCACATCCTCCCAGTCAAGATTATCCGCCAATACCTGCACATGAAGAATTGGATCCCGGTTAATAAAAATTAAGGTTTGATGATCAATGAGAATTACGAAATAAGCAAAACTTGGTCACAAGTGGAGTCACAGAGCTATTGAAGCTCTCGATTCTTATTTAGTGCAGGCAGTTTGTTGAAGAATATTCCTGAGAATCACTGAATTCGACAAAAAGCATTTGCGGGCATGGGAGACTGTAACAGATATATGGTGGAGAAAGGAATACAAATTTAACAAATAGGAGACTTGAAAGCATATACAA is part of the Tripterygium wilfordii isolate XIE 37 chromosome 7, ASM1340144v1, whole genome shotgun sequence genome and encodes:
- the LOC120001469 gene encoding uncharacterized protein LOC120001469 isoform X1 produces the protein MCTETLRMSVDPSAPMNYVDDDASSGSGDDVNLLDGQNKHQSVTPSGSGRRKRGRRATGDAIVDAMLEIAAASKMRASAIMKSEDRFSISKCIKVLDEIQDTSVSMDDFDLELEEMELVAAAGYYYYNSVTRQPCISSSPSGSCFMAEVLEGHDSVCREMFRMDKHVFHRLCNTLRQRGMLRDTSGVMIEEQLAIFLNVIGHNERNRVIQERFQHSGETISRHFNNVLKAVKSLSREFLEPPPLTTPAEILNSNRFFPYFKDCIGVIDGMHIPAHVPAKDQSRFRNQSGFLSQNVLAACTFDMQFIFIYPGWEGSVADSRVLRAVLDDPDQNFPHVPEGKYYLVDMGYSNMEGFIAPYPGVQCHLQEYKGANQLPRNAEELFNHRHSSLRNVIQKSFNVLKTRFPILKLAPQYAFHVQRDIVIAACVLHNYIRREEKNDWLFAGVEGVTVEELPDIDDQQDVHLASTVQDEVASSLRESIAESMWDNFVNNWNEW
- the LOC120002482 gene encoding protein BPS1, chloroplastic-like → MKPSSILRGLSFRIHARISASPAAVAPLPVRTQFDQRLTSELDALHDQSPAFGINGTGYASAAWIIDLLAASAATQKIEQESLINVVAQDSDRKLIDEYLDFNVDILDACNEASEKLEIMQSYIQSLRIVAHSVEANFEPNSATTARARHMLDSCIVIERSREMNSKRSCSKSKKLLSQRCSPGKSSGGTTQLGEILTGSTAMTSLVCRILGITLSFKSSKHMFPSMQLQSTNSWSFSLLGLQKKVTESSRGAGSTMLAELRRTIEASRNLRDCLAESDEIGVAVEELTRSCGELEEGIKGLEGEVKELYKGLIAVRMALLDSLSKA
- the LOC120001469 gene encoding uncharacterized protein LOC120001469 isoform X2 codes for the protein MCTETLRMSVDPSAPMNYVDDDASSGSGDDVNLLDGQNKHQSVTPSGSGRRKRGRRATGDAIVDAMLEIAAASKMRASAIMKNTSVSMDDFDLELEEMELVAAAGYYYYNSVTRQPCISSSPSGSCFMAEVLEGHDSVCREMFRMDKHVFHRLCNTLRQRGMLRDTSGVMIEEQLAIFLNVIGHNERNRVIQERFQHSGETISRHFNNVLKAVKSLSREFLEPPPLTTPAEILNSNRFFPYFKDCIGVIDGMHIPAHVPAKDQSRFRNQSGFLSQNVLAACTFDMQFIFIYPGWEGSVADSRVLRAVLDDPDQNFPHVPEGKYYLVDMGYSNMEGFIAPYPGVQCHLQEYKGANQLPRNAEELFNHRHSSLRNVIQKSFNVLKTRFPILKLAPQYAFHVQRDIVIAACVLHNYIRREEKNDWLFAGVEGVTVEELPDIDDQQDVHLASTVQDEVASSLRESIAESMWDNFVNNWNEW